In the genome of Metabacillus litoralis, the window TGATCAATTATGCTTGGGAAGGTACAAAGTTAACCCGTTTGAAAATGGGGGCAGTTGGCAGTAGTTTCTACCTGATTTTAACGATAGTCTTTTTCTATTTTTTAGTTAGATTAGAGCCTCTTTACCCTGGTGAAGATACGTTTATGAGAGCAGTCGGATTCATGTTTGCCATAATTGTTACTTCTGTTGCCTTTGTTACATGTTTTATTATGACTGGTTTATCTAAAAGAAAAAATTTGAACATTTAATTATAAATAAATAATGAAAAAAGGAGCTGCTGAAATAAGCGGCTCCTTTTTCTATTCATATATGCAACAAATCTAGCATTCTATAAGCTTATTTTTTTAGCACCTAAATAACGTGGCTTCCAATAGGTGTTATTCATATCAGAAATTGTTACACCTGTAGATGAACCAGCATGGATAAATTTATTATCCCCAAGATAAATACCCGCATGTGTTGGACCTGGTGCAGTTGTTGTAAAGAAAACAAGGTCTCCTTTTTGTGGAGAAGAAACGGTTGTTGTTGCTTCCCAGATTGTTGCCACCGTACGTGGTATTTTTATTCCTTGTGTGTTATAAACATAACTTAAATAGCCAGAACAATCAAACCCTGTAGGAGTGCTTCCACCCCAAACATATGGAACTCCGATATATTTTTTTGCCTCAGTAATTAATGCTTCTGCATTTAATGTAACAGGTGCAGTAGCTGTTGATCCCGTTAATTTTAGCACTTGTCCCGTATAAATTGAATCACTCGTTAAATTATTATACGTTTTTAGCTGTGTCACGGTTAAACCAGTATTTATAGAAATTTTCCATAGTGTATCACCAGATTGTACGGTATACGTTGTAGTATTCGTTACCGTAGGAGGTGGTGGAGTAACTGTAGCTTGACCTTCTACGTTTAATACTTGTCCAATGTATATAAGGTCAGATGTTAAGTTATTTAACGTTTTTAAATTTGTTACAGTTGTATTGAAGTTTTTTGCAATTAAAGAAAGGGAATCACCGGATTTTACGGTGTAAGTTGTTATTTCAACTGGTGTTTCATGTGAATGTGGAGCAATTAATGATAATTCTTGTCCAACATAAATGGTAGAGGTCGTTAAGTTGTTATATTGCATAACTTCTTGAACAGATAAG includes:
- a CDS encoding C40 family peptidase; this translates as MKKQIILTIATLGVISTGFTKPASAHEVTYKVQSGDSLWKISFNNNLSVQEVMQYNNLTTSTIYVGQELSLIAPHSHETPVEITTYTVKSGDSLSLIAKNFNTTVTNLKTLNNLTSDLIYIGQVLNVEGQATVTPPPPTVTNTTTYTVQSGDTLWKISINTGLTVTQLKTYNNLTSDSIYTGQVLKLTGSTATAPVTLNAEALITEAKKYIGVPYVWGGSTPTGFDCSGYLSYVYNTQGIKIPRTVATIWEATTTVSSPQKGDLVFFTTTAPGPTHAGIYLGDNKFIHAGSSTGVTISDMNNTYWKPRYLGAKKISL